From the genome of Verrucomicrobiia bacterium, one region includes:
- a CDS encoding DUF167 domain-containing protein produces MRQPKNSNFRPPSAPAAPPSSTPMFLTAHPDGCTLTIRLQPRASKNEIVPNPGAELRIRVTAPPVDAAANEALLRLLAEALDWPRGKIELLRGHTARLKVVKIYGITATEATQRLPIPPLRN; encoded by the coding sequence ATGCGCCAGCCGAAGAACAGCAATTTTAGACCGCCATCCGCGCCAGCCGCACCGCCCAGTTCCACGCCCATGTTTCTGACGGCGCACCCGGATGGCTGCACGCTGACCATCCGGTTGCAACCTCGCGCCTCCAAAAATGAAATTGTCCCGAACCCCGGCGCTGAACTGCGCATCCGCGTAACCGCCCCTCCGGTGGACGCCGCCGCGAATGAAGCACTGTTGCGATTATTGGCAGAAGCGCTGGATTGGCCGCGCGGCAAAATCGAATTACTTCGCGGACACACCGCCCGGCTCAAGGTGGTGAAAATTTACGGAATCACGGCGACCGAAGCGACACAACGGCTTCCCATTCCGCCGCTACGGAATTAA
- a CDS encoding tetratricopeptide repeat protein gives MKRICVWWLCCLGILGWARAQSVEGQYVHVYNLMQEAEALRTSGDESSALTRYLEAQTALNQIQKVYPSWNPKVVNFRLQFLENRIAAVSKSTPAPAASGAQEATQSQVVKGTEPTVADNADLKREIASLQESVRQLQSEKTILEAKLKEAFSTQPAAIDPGELAKAQARIQTLLKENELLQARLEQEQKRTAPSETEALAAVRAENELLKKQLAQAQAAATSAPDSSSTELAQQLAAAQARIAALNSDAEVMRLEKVALENRLVAARAAQATPAAKSEIVSRGGADEQIKELERQRDELYRALERRNAGSVDNARTQQLMTQVNQLTREVESLKARLEVFEAKAIPYSAEELALMAAPKPTPELTALPSSASSPSVNGAVAGQGTPGSVMALAARAQQLFASRQYDKAEEDYLAILRQDENDPKTLANLAAIQIELGHLSDAETHLNQALALAPDHPHANQLMGYLKFREEKYDEAIAALNRAAKLNPQNADIQNYLGVTLSQKGLRGPAEQAFRKAITLNPAHGGAQNNLAVFYASEEPPNIPLARFHYEKAIKAGQPRNPDLEQLFETKAAATKSGVAR, from the coding sequence ATGAAGCGCATCTGTGTTTGGTGGCTGTGTTGCCTGGGGATTTTGGGGTGGGCGCGCGCGCAATCGGTGGAGGGACAATACGTCCACGTTTACAACCTCATGCAAGAGGCCGAGGCGTTGCGCACGTCGGGCGACGAATCGAGTGCTCTGACCCGATACCTGGAGGCGCAAACGGCCCTGAACCAAATCCAGAAAGTTTATCCAAGCTGGAATCCCAAGGTGGTCAATTTCCGCCTCCAATTTTTGGAGAACCGGATCGCCGCCGTTTCCAAATCAACTCCAGCGCCCGCCGCCAGCGGCGCGCAGGAAGCAACCCAATCTCAGGTGGTGAAAGGGACCGAGCCAACGGTGGCGGATAATGCTGATTTGAAGCGGGAAATTGCTTCTTTGCAGGAGTCCGTGCGGCAGTTGCAATCGGAGAAGACGATCCTAGAAGCCAAACTGAAAGAAGCGTTCAGCACCCAACCCGCGGCGATTGATCCCGGTGAACTGGCAAAAGCGCAGGCGCGCATTCAAACCTTGCTCAAGGAAAACGAGTTGTTGCAAGCCCGTTTGGAACAGGAGCAGAAACGCACGGCGCCGAGCGAAACCGAGGCGTTGGCCGCCGTGCGCGCGGAGAATGAGTTGTTGAAAAAGCAACTGGCTCAAGCCCAAGCGGCGGCGACCTCGGCTCCGGATTCCAGCTCGACCGAGCTGGCGCAGCAATTGGCGGCAGCCCAGGCCCGGATTGCGGCGCTGAATTCCGATGCCGAGGTGATGCGATTGGAAAAGGTCGCGTTGGAAAACCGGTTGGTCGCGGCCCGGGCCGCGCAAGCGACGCCGGCCGCAAAGTCGGAAATCGTATCGCGCGGGGGCGCGGATGAGCAAATCAAGGAACTCGAACGCCAGCGCGACGAGCTTTATCGGGCGTTGGAGCGTCGCAACGCCGGCAGCGTGGATAATGCGCGCACCCAGCAGTTGATGACGCAGGTGAATCAGTTGACCCGCGAAGTGGAGAGCTTGAAAGCGCGACTTGAAGTCTTCGAGGCCAAAGCGATTCCCTATTCCGCAGAAGAGCTGGCTTTGATGGCCGCGCCCAAACCGACACCGGAACTGACGGCGTTACCCAGCTCGGCTTCCAGTCCATCCGTGAACGGCGCGGTGGCGGGGCAGGGGACGCCGGGAAGCGTCATGGCGTTGGCCGCCCGCGCGCAGCAACTGTTCGCCTCGAGGCAATACGACAAGGCGGAGGAGGATTACCTCGCCATCTTGCGTCAGGATGAAAACGATCCAAAGACCTTGGCGAATCTCGCCGCGATCCAGATCGAACTGGGACACTTGTCTGACGCCGAGACTCATCTGAACCAAGCCCTGGCCCTCGCCCCGGACCATCCGCACGCGAATCAGTTGATGGGTTACTTGAAGTTTCGGGAAGAAAAATATGACGAAGCCATTGCCGCGTTGAATCGGGCGGCGAAGTTGAATCCGCAGAATGCCGACATCCAAAATTATCTGGGGGTTACGCTGAGCCAGAAGGGGCTGCGCGGTCCGGCCGAGCAGGCGTTTCGCAAAGCCATTACGCTCAATCCAGCGCATGGCGGCGCGCAAAACAATCTGGCGGTGTTTTACGCTTCGGAAGAGCCGCCCAATATTCCGTTGGCGCGCTTTCACTATGAGAAAGCCATCAAAGC
- a CDS encoding hemolysin family protein, protein MSGELFMAIALKLLAVVFLVFLNGFFVATEFALVKVRATQIEPLAAQGNRRARMALHLARHLDEYLSACQLGITLASLGLGWIGEPVFAELLRPIFQLLELQSAELQQTISVVVGFSVITFLHIVVGEMAPKSMAIRLALPTALWVAYPMRWFYLAMYPFIWLLNESALLLLRSVGLQPAHESEGVQTEDELRLVIASAQRQTGASPFSRAILQNAIDLRHRVARDVMRPRKEITALDTQATIAECLGVAEKSRYSRFPLCEAGNLDRTWGAVHIKDLYAARIKAHTGADLRSVARKIVYIPETARLERVLQLFQERKLHLAIVVDEYGGTLGLVTMENIVEELIGQIQDEFDQEKPLLVAVADNEWEADGTLPLHELEELVGCDLQTEGITTTSGWVTHKLAGFPKVGDRLSAGNCHLRVEEMNGTLVSRLRITRPPVAAAPEI, encoded by the coding sequence ATGAGTGGCGAATTATTCATGGCCATTGCGTTGAAGCTGCTGGCCGTGGTGTTTCTGGTTTTTCTGAACGGCTTTTTCGTCGCGACGGAATTTGCGCTGGTCAAGGTGCGGGCGACGCAGATTGAGCCGCTGGCCGCGCAGGGAAACCGGCGCGCCCGGATGGCGTTGCATCTGGCGCGGCATCTCGATGAGTATTTAAGCGCCTGCCAATTGGGCATCACGCTGGCGAGTCTTGGTCTCGGCTGGATTGGCGAACCGGTGTTCGCGGAATTGTTGCGGCCAATCTTCCAACTGCTCGAGTTGCAAAGCGCCGAGCTGCAGCAGACGATCTCGGTGGTGGTCGGGTTCAGCGTCATTACGTTTTTGCACATTGTCGTGGGTGAAATGGCGCCGAAATCCATGGCCATTCGCCTGGCGTTGCCGACCGCGTTGTGGGTGGCGTATCCGATGCGCTGGTTTTATCTGGCGATGTATCCGTTCATTTGGTTGTTGAACGAAAGCGCGCTGTTGTTGTTGCGCAGCGTTGGGTTGCAGCCGGCGCACGAAAGCGAGGGCGTGCAAACGGAAGACGAGTTGCGACTGGTAATCGCCTCGGCGCAACGGCAAACCGGTGCGTCCCCATTCAGCCGGGCCATTCTGCAAAACGCGATTGATTTACGCCATCGGGTGGCGCGCGACGTAATGCGGCCGCGCAAGGAAATCACGGCGTTGGACACGCAGGCGACCATTGCGGAGTGCCTCGGCGTGGCGGAAAAATCACGCTACTCGCGCTTTCCATTATGCGAAGCCGGCAACCTGGATCGCACCTGGGGCGCGGTCCACATCAAGGATTTATATGCTGCCCGCATCAAGGCGCACACCGGAGCGGATTTGCGCTCCGTGGCGCGCAAGATCGTTTATATCCCGGAAACGGCGCGTCTGGAGCGGGTGCTGCAGTTGTTTCAAGAGCGTAAATTGCATCTGGCCATCGTGGTGGATGAATACGGCGGCACCCTCGGTTTGGTGACGATGGAGAACATCGTCGAGGAGTTGATTGGCCAGATTCAGGATGAGTTCGATCAGGAGAAACCGTTGTTGGTGGCGGTCGCGGACAATGAATGGGAAGCGGACGGAACGTTGCCGTTGCACGAGCTGGAAGAATTGGTCGGCTGCGATCTGCAAACCGAAGGCATTACCACGACCAGTGGTTGGGTGACGCACAAGCTGGCCGGGTTTCCCAAGGTGGGAGATCGCTTGAGCGCGGGGAATTGCCATTTGCGCGTGGAAGAAATGAACGGCACCCTCGTCAGCCGGTTGCGCATCACCCGACCTCCGGTGGCGGCTGCGCCTGAGATTTGA
- a CDS encoding DUF1080 domain-containing protein — MAAMNRNYFMMGALALAILSGCARQRYTTPPVYPGEPRALLPEVTTPPPEAGLLSLAATQPLAPFGPGDWRDLFDGRNFTGWRQTEFDEGGRVYLTNGLMVLERGTPFVGVNATNPIPQINYEVAFDAMRVAGEDFFCGLTFPIHDMHCSWIVGGWGGGIVGLSNVDGNNASENETTKYISFETGRWYRLRLRVTEQKIEAWVEQKKVVDLPIAGRGFEVRFGEIMLSKPFGLCSWDTSAAYRAIKIRDVSVADAPMRGQ, encoded by the coding sequence ATGGCTGCAATGAACCGCAATTATTTTATGATGGGAGCGTTGGCGCTGGCAATACTGAGTGGTTGCGCGCGTCAGCGTTACACGACGCCGCCGGTTTATCCCGGCGAACCCCGCGCGCTATTGCCCGAGGTCACGACCCCGCCGCCTGAAGCCGGGCTGCTTAGTCTGGCGGCGACACAACCGCTCGCACCGTTCGGTCCCGGTGATTGGCGTGATCTTTTTGACGGACGCAACTTCACGGGTTGGCGGCAAACGGAGTTTGATGAAGGAGGCCGCGTTTACCTCACCAACGGCTTGATGGTGCTGGAGCGTGGCACGCCGTTCGTGGGGGTGAATGCGACGAATCCAATTCCCCAGATCAATTACGAAGTGGCTTTTGATGCGATGCGGGTGGCCGGGGAAGATTTTTTCTGCGGCCTGACGTTTCCGATTCATGACATGCACTGCAGCTGGATCGTCGGCGGCTGGGGCGGCGGCATCGTCGGCCTCTCCAATGTGGATGGCAACAACGCTTCTGAGAATGAGACGACCAAATACATCAGCTTCGAAACCGGGCGTTGGTATCGCCTTCGCTTGCGGGTGACCGAACAGAAAATCGAAGCCTGGGTCGAGCAGAAAAAGGTGGTGGACCTGCCGATTGCCGGGCGTGGCTTCGAAGTGCGCTTTGGCGAAATCATGCTCTCCAAACCGTTCGGCTTGTGTTCCTGGGACACCAGCGCCGCCTATCGCGCCATTAAAATTCGGGACGTAAGCGTCGCCGACGCACCCATGCGCGGGCAGTGA
- a CDS encoding carotenoid biosynthesis protein, whose product MLPRPPASSAKPFEQRLNQIVAWTATALMLGSFLVLVWQILSSGTLVERNGWSCGLFLITAALGTMLTQAHHSSGLKVILAAIIIGLGGGATHWVGATTNLPFGPIVFTEDSGPKIVEKISWAMPWLWIIVVLNTRGVSRLILRPWRKTKTYGFWVIGLTTGLVTLLAVALDPFATHTGHYWLWLPTRFPFTWYNMPWSNALGWALTTLLLLAFVTPLLISRGSRTRKLPPNYQSLLIWGLLLSLGAIGAVAGKLWAALVFDVLVLTISTYFAIRGARW is encoded by the coding sequence ATGCTGCCTCGCCCGCCCGCTTCGAGCGCCAAACCCTTCGAACAGCGGTTGAATCAAATCGTTGCCTGGACGGCGACCGCTCTGATGTTGGGGAGCTTTCTCGTGCTGGTCTGGCAAATTTTATCTTCCGGAACCCTGGTGGAGCGCAACGGTTGGAGCTGCGGTTTATTTCTCATTACTGCCGCGTTGGGCACGATGCTCACGCAGGCACATCATAGTTCCGGGCTGAAGGTCATCCTGGCCGCCATCATCATTGGCCTGGGCGGCGGCGCAACGCATTGGGTCGGAGCGACAACGAACCTGCCCTTCGGCCCGATCGTTTTCACAGAAGACAGCGGACCAAAGATCGTGGAGAAAATAAGCTGGGCCATGCCGTGGTTGTGGATCATCGTCGTTCTAAACACCCGTGGCGTGAGTCGGCTCATCTTACGCCCGTGGCGCAAAACGAAAACTTACGGCTTTTGGGTGATTGGCCTCACGACTGGACTGGTCACTTTGCTGGCGGTCGCCCTCGATCCATTTGCCACTCACACCGGGCATTACTGGCTCTGGTTGCCCACCCGGTTTCCCTTCACCTGGTATAACATGCCGTGGTCGAATGCGCTGGGCTGGGCTTTGACCACTTTGCTGCTGCTGGCGTTTGTCACTCCGTTGCTGATCAGTCGCGGCTCCCGTACGCGCAAACTGCCGCCGAACTATCAATCGCTGCTGATCTGGGGGCTGTTGCTCAGCTTGGGGGCAATCGGGGCGGTGGCGGGAAAACTCTGGGCGGCGCTGGTCTTTGACGTTTTGGTGCTGACGATTTCCACTTACTTCGCCATTCGCGGCGCCCGTTGGTGA
- a CDS encoding sodium:calcium symporter → MNLWPQQLEPTGAYAPWWFLGIFIAASLLMIWRLEALSANGFEGTVLGTLIMPYCSGAGNLLFTFIIAKNHGPGAEVMTNALVNNLTNMTLLIGLPILLWPAVSANGSSSRKRKSKRKHDPGKVTAEINRLSVLLTLLALLFFTGATWALGRDGRLTFNDGLVLVGLFLFWQSFHVFEVLKQQAGSPTKTLTWSAGLELGLLGLATYASYVSLEGLVNWLNTRPTGFISRENLGWLTGWLTVLPNAFLALYYGWRRKPEVVFTSQIGDGHICIPLCVGIYALYQPLALPPVFMSSMYLLAGVTVAQLFFIGVFGRLPRWTGFALILAYGYFLKLGHLN, encoded by the coding sequence TTGAATCTTTGGCCACAGCAACTTGAACCAACCGGTGCATACGCTCCGTGGTGGTTTCTGGGCATCTTCATCGCCGCTTCACTTTTGATGATCTGGCGATTGGAAGCGCTCAGCGCCAACGGCTTTGAGGGGACGGTGCTCGGCACGTTGATCATGCCATATTGCTCGGGCGCCGGAAATCTGCTGTTCACCTTCATCATCGCGAAAAATCACGGTCCCGGCGCGGAAGTAATGACCAATGCGCTGGTCAACAACCTCACCAACATGACGCTGTTGATCGGCCTGCCCATACTGTTATGGCCGGCGGTGTCCGCCAACGGCTCCAGCTCACGCAAACGCAAATCGAAGCGAAAACACGATCCGGGCAAAGTCACTGCGGAGATCAATCGGTTGTCGGTGTTATTGACGTTGCTCGCGCTTTTGTTTTTTACCGGAGCAACCTGGGCGTTGGGGCGCGACGGTCGCCTCACGTTCAATGACGGTCTGGTACTCGTGGGCTTGTTTCTGTTCTGGCAAAGCTTTCATGTGTTTGAAGTTTTGAAACAACAAGCCGGCAGCCCCACTAAAACCCTTACCTGGTCGGCGGGTCTGGAACTCGGGTTGCTCGGCCTTGCCACGTACGCTTCCTACGTCAGCCTGGAGGGACTGGTGAATTGGTTGAACACCCGGCCCACTGGTTTCATCAGTCGCGAAAACCTGGGCTGGCTCACCGGATGGCTGACGGTGCTGCCGAACGCGTTCCTCGCGCTGTATTACGGTTGGCGCCGCAAGCCGGAAGTGGTCTTCACTTCACAGATCGGTGACGGCCACATTTGCATTCCGTTGTGCGTCGGCATTTACGCTCTTTACCAACCGTTGGCCCTGCCGCCCGTCTTCATGTCGAGCATGTATCTGTTGGCGGGCGTCACCGTGGCGCAATTGTTTTTTATCGGGGTGTTCGGGCGATTACCGCGCTGGACGGGGTTCGCCCTCATCCTGGCGTACGGCTATTTTCTGAAGTTGGGGCACTTGAATTAA
- a CDS encoding CNNM domain-containing protein translates to METNFLIFIGLGVCLGISFLLSGMEAGVFALSRLRVRRLTRTGDASARLLHQFLENPENFLWTIVVGNTLFNFVALGSFFAVLHGRVPLRSGWFWLWFLVAVLVFYTCFDLLPKMLFGLYPNRLCLWLARPFRLLHIGLRPLVVLVEWVAHQLLRWTGGRRFSRRLFGNREELRAATQESGQVFTSDERVMILRVLDLENVAVRQVMRPLSEAVSISATDTVVVALAASRTSGFTRFPVWQEQDGRRRVAGVVSVDDLIYHTDLDEQMPVGALLTPGLFLPEDIRLDVALERMQRGGQRLAIVLGPDGRETGIVGLDNILKTIFGEVQF, encoded by the coding sequence ATGGAAACCAACTTTCTCATCTTTATTGGTCTGGGGGTTTGTCTGGGAATTTCGTTTCTCCTTTCCGGCATGGAAGCCGGGGTGTTTGCGCTGAGCCGTTTGCGGGTGCGTCGCCTGACGCGTACCGGGGATGCCTCGGCGCGATTACTGCACCAATTTTTGGAAAACCCGGAGAACTTTCTCTGGACCATCGTGGTGGGTAATACGCTGTTCAACTTCGTTGCCCTGGGCAGTTTTTTTGCGGTTTTGCATGGACGTGTGCCGCTGCGGTCCGGTTGGTTTTGGTTGTGGTTTCTCGTGGCGGTGCTGGTGTTCTACACCTGCTTCGATTTGCTGCCCAAGATGCTGTTCGGCCTTTATCCCAACCGCCTCTGTTTATGGCTGGCTCGACCGTTCCGCCTGCTGCACATCGGGTTGCGTCCGCTGGTGGTGCTGGTGGAATGGGTGGCGCATCAGTTGTTGCGATGGACCGGCGGACGCCGATTTTCCCGCAGGCTTTTTGGCAATCGCGAAGAACTGCGCGCGGCCACCCAGGAATCGGGCCAGGTTTTTACCTCGGACGAGCGGGTGATGATTTTGCGCGTGCTGGATTTGGAAAATGTCGCCGTGCGGCAAGTCATGCGGCCGTTGTCGGAGGCGGTGAGTATTTCGGCCACCGACACGGTGGTCGTGGCGCTGGCGGCTTCGCGGACCAGTGGGTTCACCCGCTTCCCGGTCTGGCAGGAACAGGATGGACGTCGGCGCGTCGCGGGCGTGGTGAGTGTGGATGATCTGATTTATCACACGGATCTCGATGAGCAAATGCCGGTCGGCGCGTTGCTTACTCCCGGACTGTTTTTGCCGGAGGACATTCGCCTGGACGTCGCGCTCGAACGAATGCAACGCGGCGGTCAGCGGCTGGCCATCGTGCTGGGGCCGGACGGTCGGGAAACGGGGATTGTGGGACTGGACAATATTCTGAAAACCATTTTTGGCGAGGTGCAGTTCTGA
- a CDS encoding hemolysin family protein, giving the protein MEAAEFVALLIILGWTGMGCFFALAETSLFSLNKWQVRSLTEQKGRRGAQVAQLLEHPQDLLATMVLGNTFANAAILAIGIWLGLTGSWPLWLALGVVLVLVLFVGEVVPKILAVHRPEVWACRVAAPLLLVQRLTQPLNRVAQFVDRAIIKWMVPRHVKPQLTLTDGDYQELVDFAFQQGNLARSARDIILQIVNLDRHTVKDVMQPRTRLAAIPDDLSIEEMVEAARRFHHRRLLIYDESPDTIVGILNTRTLLLDPNADLADAIEFPSFVPETMNLLQLFKSLQRQGRGMAVVVDEFGSVAGVVTMSDILAELVGKFYREVETPGFVMEKLGPGRWRVNGTMRMDDFRRECPSLPDVPGLETMGGWLVHLREVVPTVGESVVVRGLKLTARAVEDRRVRELLVEQLK; this is encoded by the coding sequence GTGGAAGCCGCAGAGTTTGTTGCCTTGCTGATCATCCTGGGTTGGACCGGGATGGGCTGCTTCTTTGCCTTGGCGGAAACGTCGCTTTTCTCGCTCAACAAATGGCAGGTGCGGTCGCTTACCGAACAAAAAGGCCGCCGGGGCGCGCAGGTCGCGCAATTGTTGGAGCACCCGCAGGATTTGCTGGCGACGATGGTGTTGGGCAATACCTTTGCCAATGCGGCCATTCTGGCCATCGGCATTTGGCTGGGGTTGACCGGAAGCTGGCCGTTGTGGCTGGCTTTGGGCGTGGTTTTGGTGCTGGTCTTGTTCGTGGGCGAAGTCGTGCCGAAAATCCTCGCGGTGCATCGGCCGGAAGTTTGGGCATGCCGCGTGGCCGCACCGTTGTTACTGGTGCAACGGCTCACGCAACCGCTGAACCGGGTGGCTCAATTTGTGGATCGGGCCATCATCAAATGGATGGTGCCGCGGCACGTCAAGCCGCAGCTTACCCTGACGGATGGAGATTATCAGGAGCTGGTGGATTTTGCCTTTCAACAGGGGAATCTGGCCCGCTCCGCCCGCGACATCATTCTGCAGATCGTCAATCTGGATCGGCACACGGTGAAAGACGTGATGCAACCGCGCACGCGGCTGGCGGCGATTCCGGATGATCTTTCGATTGAAGAAATGGTGGAGGCCGCGCGCCGTTTTCATCATCGGCGGCTGCTGATCTACGATGAGTCGCCCGATACCATCGTTGGCATTTTGAATACGCGGACGTTGCTGCTGGACCCGAATGCGGACCTTGCGGACGCGATTGAATTTCCCTCGTTCGTGCCCGAGACCATGAACTTGTTGCAATTGTTCAAGAGTTTGCAACGGCAGGGCCGCGGCATGGCGGTGGTCGTGGATGAGTTTGGCAGCGTCGCGGGCGTGGTGACCATGAGCGACATTCTGGCGGAGCTGGTGGGCAAGTTTTATCGCGAGGTCGAGACGCCGGGCTTTGTCATGGAGAAACTCGGCCCGGGTCGCTGGCGGGTGAATGGCACGATGCGCATGGATGACTTTCGGCGGGAATGTCCGTCGCTGCCCGATGTGCCCGGCTTGGAAACCATGGGCGGATGGTTGGTGCATTTGCGGGAGGTGGTACCGACCGTTGGGGAATCAGTGGTGGTTCGCGGGCTTAAATTGACGGCCCGGGCGGTGGAGGATCGGCGCGTGCGCGAACTCCTCGTCGAGCAATTGAAATAA
- a CDS encoding HNH endonuclease, which produces MSSILNQHVLVLNRLWQAVNICTARRALTLLFQGHAQVVLNHADGSFQTYNFSAWHDFSQQEPHPESIHAISFRLRLPRVILLLAYDRMPKKEVKFTRHNIFERDRNTCQYCGKVFDRKDLNLDHVIPRDRGGPTTWENIVCSCIECNTRKANHTPQEVGMKLVKKPKRPKWRPFVQINFSLHQHDSWKHFVNLAYWNVELGEDVE; this is translated from the coding sequence ATGAGCTCAATCCTGAACCAACATGTTCTGGTGTTGAACCGGCTGTGGCAGGCGGTAAATATCTGCACGGCCCGGCGCGCGCTGACGTTGTTGTTTCAAGGGCACGCGCAGGTTGTTCTAAATCACGCTGACGGATCGTTCCAAACCTATAACTTCTCCGCCTGGCATGATTTTTCCCAGCAGGAACCTCATCCAGAATCCATCCACGCCATCTCGTTCCGCCTTCGGTTGCCGCGCGTCATCCTGTTGCTGGCGTACGACCGCATGCCCAAGAAGGAGGTCAAGTTCACGCGCCACAACATCTTCGAGCGGGATCGCAACACCTGTCAGTACTGCGGCAAAGTCTTTGATCGCAAAGACCTCAATCTGGATCACGTGATCCCGCGCGACCGTGGCGGGCCGACGACGTGGGAAAATATTGTCTGCTCCTGCATCGAGTGTAATACGCGCAAGGCGAACCACACGCCGCAGGAAGTGGGCATGAAACTCGTCAAGAAGCCGAAGCGGCCCAAGTGGCGACCCTTTGTGCAGATCAACTTCAGCCTGCATCAACACGACAGTTGGAAGCACTTCGTCAACCTCGCCTATTGGAACGTCGAATTGGGCGAAGACGTGGAATAA